A genome region from Bos mutus isolate GX-2022 unplaced genomic scaffold, NWIPB_WYAK_1.1 CTG352, whole genome shotgun sequence includes the following:
- the LOC138986989 gene encoding heat shock transcription factor, Y-linked-like — protein SASLADRLAGVKEVSVLSKLKSSHNPNVKQCYPQLLLKMKRRVGTKNISPVPSLGSQSNYNQANGHRENFVTTTFSVSQYHIISPLQIHDFD, from the exons ATCTGCTTCACTAGCTGACCGTCTGGCAGGAGTAAAAGAAGTCTCTGTTTTGAGCAAG TTGAAGTCATCTCATAATCCAAATGTTAAGCAATGCTATCCCCAACTtttactaaaaatgaaaagaagagttGGCACTAAAAATATCTCTCCAGTACCTTCATTA GGTTCACAGAGCAACTACAATCAAGCAAATGGTCACAGGGAGAATTTTGTTACTACgacattttctgtttctcagtaCCACATCATATCTCCTTTGCAGATACATGATTTTGACTGA